One window of Triticum dicoccoides isolate Atlit2015 ecotype Zavitan chromosome 5A, WEW_v2.0, whole genome shotgun sequence genomic DNA carries:
- the LOC119299418 gene encoding protein FAR1-RELATED SEQUENCE 5-like isoform X2, with protein MPPSPGADTQKFVMGDMVTELDEAQVRNAENSTEQRKAYNVVDHEVSPATELPSGKEPVGNQSMTEGRLQPAGDNYQEPVGKQSMTEGTLQPAGDNDQDPSSDSIEKNTEGLLADGQDQQTNSVYHPLQQAEEENQLHDIVESNEMLRNNSSSETDSDSSSGSDSDSEVGKYFYPQIEQLEMAKQPEPGMKFQTLEDAHRFYNTYALLTGFEAKRGTNYMRKKFHLICNRSGKSRATPDLQRKRKRKSIEKTNCQAKVIVKLAKGQWEFTTVRNEHNHPLCPSASLTKFYLSHKHISTEERSFLKVLQRTRIPPNKVMKIFRRMRGSFGSIPFKKKDGTNLLCIEQHRKENSDVGRMLMYFKEKELQDPSFQCMKQTDEDNIVRSVFWTDARSRMDYEIFGDFLLFDTTYTTDRHNMLFAPIIGINNHGRTLLLGCALLHDESAETYKWMFETLLHVMEDKMPVSIITNQDEAMAKAIGEVMPQVRHRLCKWDVLEKAQQNISAFIAESGNIKADLNSLIDNSLTEKEFEEGWDALIERYGASENEYLQLLWQRRKNWVPVYFREDFYPFVQSHGCDEGMNLLFNDYVLSIDRIEKFIERYEEIHKNITKTDEEDRLQTGTVPSCFSLQPIEKHAADIYTRQIFLKVQRELLHSTAFNVQEVQRGAVYRLNKVFNYENPEFDRNNFEVQVESGTNAFKCQCAKFTRDGILCCHIFRLFTQFGINQIPEQYIVPR; from the exons atgcCGCCGAGCCCTGGTGCTGATACCCAGAAG TTTGTGATGGGAGACATGGTTACGGAATTGGACGAGGCACAAGTAAGAAATGCAGAGAACTCCACGGAACAGAGGAAGGCATACAATGTAGTAGACCATGAAGTTTCCCCTGCAACAGAATTACCTAGTGGAAAG GAACCTGTTGGCAACCAATCAATGACAGAAGGAAGACTGCAACCAGCCGGTGATAATTACCAG GAACCTGTTGGCAAACAATCAATGACAGAAGGAACACTACAACCAGCTGGTGATAATGATCAG GACCCATCTTCAGATAGTATTGAAAAGAATACAGAAGGACTACTGGCAGATGGACAGGATCAACAAACCAACTCAGTTTACCATCCACTGCAGCAAGCCGAAGAAGAAAACCAGTTACATGATATTGTGGAAAGCAACGAAATGCTAAGGAACAATAGCAGCAGTGAAACTGATTCAGACAGCAGCTCAGGGAGTGACTCAGATAGTGAAGTCGGAAAATACTTCTATCCTCAAATTGAACAATTGGAGATGGCAAAACAACCAGAGCCTGGAATGAAATTCCAAACCCTTGAAGATGCGCACAGGTTCTATAATACATATGCTCTCCTAACAGGTTTTGAGGCAAAGCGCGGTACAAATTACATGAGGAAGAAGTTTCACCTCATATGCAACAGGAGTGGTAAATCGAGGGCAACTCCGGACCTGCAGAGGAAGCGGAAGAGAAAATCTATAGAGAAGACAAATTGCCAAGCAAAGGTAATAGTGAAACTCGCTAAAGGCCAATGGGAGTTCACAACAGTTCGTAATGAGCATAACCATCCGCTATGTCCAAGTGCTTCCCTCACAAAATTCTACTTGAGCCACAAACACATATCAACCGAAGAAAGGTCATTTCTGAAAGTTCTGCAACGAACTAGGATACCTCCAAATAAAGTTATGAAGATTTTTAGGAGAATGAGAGGCAGCTTTGGAAGCATACCATTCAAGAAAAAAGATGGGACCAATTTACTATGTATAGAACAACATAGAAAAGAGAACTCAGATGTTGGAAGAATGTTGATGTACTTCAAAGAAAAGGAGCTTCAGgatccaagttttcaatgcatgaaGCAAACAGATGAAGACAACATAGTTCGGAGTGTTTTCTGGACTGATGCGAGGTCAAGGATGGATTATGAGATTTTTGGAGATTTCCTGTTGTTTGATACTACCTATACCACAGATAGGCATAACATGCTATTTGCTCCTATTATTGGAATAAATAACCATGGGAGAACCCTCTTGTTAGGATGTGCCTTGTTACATGATGAGAGCGCTGAAACATACAAATGGATGTTCGAAACACTTTTGCATGTGATGGAAGACAAAATGCCAGTATCAATTATAACAAACCAGGATGAAGCTATGGCAAAAGCAATTGGAGAGGTCATGCCACAAGTAAGGCATCGGTTGTGCAAATGGGATGTACTGGAAAAAGCACAGCAAAATATTTCAGCCTTCATAGCAGAAAGTGGCAACATAAAAGCAGACCTGAATAGCTTGATTGACAACTCACTGACAGAAAAAGAATTTGAAGAAGGGTGGGATGCACTCATTGAGAGATACGGTGCAAGTGAAAACGAGTACCTACAactcttgtggcaaagaaggaaaaACTGGGTGCCTGTTTATTTCAGAGAAGATTTCTATCCATTTGTCCAATCACATGGATGTGACGAAGGGATGAACTTGTTATTCAATGACTATGTGCTTTCTATTGACAGAATAGAGAAGTTCATTGAAAGATATGAGGAGATACATAAGAATATAACTAAAACAGATGAAGAAGATAGACTGCAAACAGGAACTGTACCTTCATGCTTTTCATTGCAGCCAATAGAAAAGCATGCAGCTGATATTTACACAAGGCAAATATTTCTGAAAGTACAGAGAGAACTTCTCCACTCTACCGCTTTCAATGTGCAGGAGGTCCAAAGAGGGGCTGTGTACCGACTAAACAAGGTTTTCAACTATGAGAATCCAGAGTTTGATCGAAATAACTTTGAAGTGCAGGTTGAATCTGGCACCAATGCATTCAAATGCCAGTGCGCAAAGTTTACCAGGGATGGAATACTGTGCTGCCACATATTCAGACTTTTCACACAGTTTGGAATCAATCAAATACCAGAGCAGTACATAGTGCCCAGATGA
- the LOC119299418 gene encoding protein FAR1-RELATED SEQUENCE 5-like isoform X1 produces MPPSPGADTQKFVMGDMVTELDEAQVRNAENSTEQRKAYNVVDHEVSPATELPSGKIKYLTQEPVGNQSMTEGRLQPAGDNYQEPVGKQSMTEGTLQPAGDNDQDPSSDSIEKNTEGLLADGQDQQTNSVYHPLQQAEEENQLHDIVESNEMLRNNSSSETDSDSSSGSDSDSEVGKYFYPQIEQLEMAKQPEPGMKFQTLEDAHRFYNTYALLTGFEAKRGTNYMRKKFHLICNRSGKSRATPDLQRKRKRKSIEKTNCQAKVIVKLAKGQWEFTTVRNEHNHPLCPSASLTKFYLSHKHISTEERSFLKVLQRTRIPPNKVMKIFRRMRGSFGSIPFKKKDGTNLLCIEQHRKENSDVGRMLMYFKEKELQDPSFQCMKQTDEDNIVRSVFWTDARSRMDYEIFGDFLLFDTTYTTDRHNMLFAPIIGINNHGRTLLLGCALLHDESAETYKWMFETLLHVMEDKMPVSIITNQDEAMAKAIGEVMPQVRHRLCKWDVLEKAQQNISAFIAESGNIKADLNSLIDNSLTEKEFEEGWDALIERYGASENEYLQLLWQRRKNWVPVYFREDFYPFVQSHGCDEGMNLLFNDYVLSIDRIEKFIERYEEIHKNITKTDEEDRLQTGTVPSCFSLQPIEKHAADIYTRQIFLKVQRELLHSTAFNVQEVQRGAVYRLNKVFNYENPEFDRNNFEVQVESGTNAFKCQCAKFTRDGILCCHIFRLFTQFGINQIPEQYIVPR; encoded by the exons atgcCGCCGAGCCCTGGTGCTGATACCCAGAAG TTTGTGATGGGAGACATGGTTACGGAATTGGACGAGGCACAAGTAAGAAATGCAGAGAACTCCACGGAACAGAGGAAGGCATACAATGTAGTAGACCATGAAGTTTCCCCTGCAACAGAATTACCTAGTGGAAAG ATTAAATACCTAACACAGGAACCTGTTGGCAACCAATCAATGACAGAAGGAAGACTGCAACCAGCCGGTGATAATTACCAG GAACCTGTTGGCAAACAATCAATGACAGAAGGAACACTACAACCAGCTGGTGATAATGATCAG GACCCATCTTCAGATAGTATTGAAAAGAATACAGAAGGACTACTGGCAGATGGACAGGATCAACAAACCAACTCAGTTTACCATCCACTGCAGCAAGCCGAAGAAGAAAACCAGTTACATGATATTGTGGAAAGCAACGAAATGCTAAGGAACAATAGCAGCAGTGAAACTGATTCAGACAGCAGCTCAGGGAGTGACTCAGATAGTGAAGTCGGAAAATACTTCTATCCTCAAATTGAACAATTGGAGATGGCAAAACAACCAGAGCCTGGAATGAAATTCCAAACCCTTGAAGATGCGCACAGGTTCTATAATACATATGCTCTCCTAACAGGTTTTGAGGCAAAGCGCGGTACAAATTACATGAGGAAGAAGTTTCACCTCATATGCAACAGGAGTGGTAAATCGAGGGCAACTCCGGACCTGCAGAGGAAGCGGAAGAGAAAATCTATAGAGAAGACAAATTGCCAAGCAAAGGTAATAGTGAAACTCGCTAAAGGCCAATGGGAGTTCACAACAGTTCGTAATGAGCATAACCATCCGCTATGTCCAAGTGCTTCCCTCACAAAATTCTACTTGAGCCACAAACACATATCAACCGAAGAAAGGTCATTTCTGAAAGTTCTGCAACGAACTAGGATACCTCCAAATAAAGTTATGAAGATTTTTAGGAGAATGAGAGGCAGCTTTGGAAGCATACCATTCAAGAAAAAAGATGGGACCAATTTACTATGTATAGAACAACATAGAAAAGAGAACTCAGATGTTGGAAGAATGTTGATGTACTTCAAAGAAAAGGAGCTTCAGgatccaagttttcaatgcatgaaGCAAACAGATGAAGACAACATAGTTCGGAGTGTTTTCTGGACTGATGCGAGGTCAAGGATGGATTATGAGATTTTTGGAGATTTCCTGTTGTTTGATACTACCTATACCACAGATAGGCATAACATGCTATTTGCTCCTATTATTGGAATAAATAACCATGGGAGAACCCTCTTGTTAGGATGTGCCTTGTTACATGATGAGAGCGCTGAAACATACAAATGGATGTTCGAAACACTTTTGCATGTGATGGAAGACAAAATGCCAGTATCAATTATAACAAACCAGGATGAAGCTATGGCAAAAGCAATTGGAGAGGTCATGCCACAAGTAAGGCATCGGTTGTGCAAATGGGATGTACTGGAAAAAGCACAGCAAAATATTTCAGCCTTCATAGCAGAAAGTGGCAACATAAAAGCAGACCTGAATAGCTTGATTGACAACTCACTGACAGAAAAAGAATTTGAAGAAGGGTGGGATGCACTCATTGAGAGATACGGTGCAAGTGAAAACGAGTACCTACAactcttgtggcaaagaaggaaaaACTGGGTGCCTGTTTATTTCAGAGAAGATTTCTATCCATTTGTCCAATCACATGGATGTGACGAAGGGATGAACTTGTTATTCAATGACTATGTGCTTTCTATTGACAGAATAGAGAAGTTCATTGAAAGATATGAGGAGATACATAAGAATATAACTAAAACAGATGAAGAAGATAGACTGCAAACAGGAACTGTACCTTCATGCTTTTCATTGCAGCCAATAGAAAAGCATGCAGCTGATATTTACACAAGGCAAATATTTCTGAAAGTACAGAGAGAACTTCTCCACTCTACCGCTTTCAATGTGCAGGAGGTCCAAAGAGGGGCTGTGTACCGACTAAACAAGGTTTTCAACTATGAGAATCCAGAGTTTGATCGAAATAACTTTGAAGTGCAGGTTGAATCTGGCACCAATGCATTCAAATGCCAGTGCGCAAAGTTTACCAGGGATGGAATACTGTGCTGCCACATATTCAGACTTTTCACACAGTTTGGAATCAATCAAATACCAGAGCAGTACATAGTGCCCAGATGA